A stretch of the Pirellulales bacterium genome encodes the following:
- a CDS encoding PPC domain-containing protein — protein sequence MAVAPGKATDITLRGAALAAPTGVWSSFGGQIEVAPGIEGNGTKPDQVTYRVTLPADIAPQVGAIRVATGQGISSLRLVMIDDLPTVTDNGQNKSVETAQELTLPVAVDGASEAESFDFYKLNAHAGQRISIEVFARRLGFPLDPVVRVLNSSGKELAYSDDEGGSGADCRLTHQFDADGAYLIEVRDIRYQGGGGHRYRMRVGDFPLVTTPVPLAARQGTTALVSAAGQAIERAPRVAVNVPSVPPGGQVAVGFRYPDGAGSSFGTLVASQASEQIEFEPNDAAEQSSILSLPGAISGRFLAAKDRDFYQFDVAAGQRWVFAGRTRQLGSPTDLYLRLYKADGALLAEVDDNGADEGQINHTFAEAGTYRLMVEDLHHRGGADQSYRIEATPYQPGFSLSVEGDKFDVPQGGVLVAKVTATRFDYNGPITLSLENGDGIALANNVIPEGKNEVVIQATAGAGLEPGHWRTVAVVGHAKIGEKDFSARAENTAALKGLFSGFPYPPEPLVGSLGIGVGPVFPDFFKLSVAEGAIRLPQLVGTATFTVKAEKLNGFNDAIALSIEGLPPEITADVKPIEKDKAEQQITLKGPATLVEGEMRIRLVGTAAHQNQPKRVVLDQIPLRVSPPLVVTVELSGAVKAGDKLKAKVRAVRDGGAAEAIALEWKNLPLGVTAPTGATIPAGQNEVDLELATAANSMVGAVENVLVVASTKVQGRDIVVESSPAKLEVTMP from the coding sequence TTGGCCGTCGCGCCGGGCAAGGCCACAGATATCACACTGCGCGGCGCAGCGCTGGCGGCTCCAACGGGTGTTTGGTCCAGCTTCGGCGGCCAGATCGAAGTCGCGCCGGGCATTGAAGGCAACGGGACCAAGCCGGATCAAGTTACCTATCGAGTCACGCTGCCGGCCGACATTGCTCCGCAAGTGGGGGCAATCCGCGTTGCCACCGGCCAGGGTATTTCCAGTCTACGGCTGGTCATGATCGACGACTTGCCAACCGTAACCGATAACGGGCAAAACAAGTCGGTCGAAACTGCCCAAGAGTTGACCTTGCCCGTCGCTGTCGATGGCGCCAGCGAGGCCGAAAGCTTCGACTTCTACAAGTTGAACGCGCACGCTGGCCAACGGATTTCGATCGAAGTCTTCGCGCGGCGACTTGGCTTTCCGCTCGATCCCGTGGTGCGGGTGTTGAACTCGTCCGGCAAGGAATTGGCCTACAGCGATGATGAGGGGGGCAGCGGAGCCGATTGTCGCTTAACGCATCAGTTTGACGCCGATGGCGCCTACCTGATCGAAGTTCGCGATATTCGCTATCAAGGAGGCGGTGGCCATCGCTATCGCATGCGCGTGGGCGACTTTCCGCTAGTTACAACGCCCGTCCCCTTGGCGGCTCGGCAAGGCACAACGGCGTTGGTTTCAGCGGCCGGACAGGCCATCGAACGAGCGCCGCGAGTCGCCGTGAACGTCCCCAGCGTTCCGCCGGGCGGCCAAGTCGCGGTTGGTTTTCGCTACCCGGACGGCGCTGGAAGCTCATTCGGAACATTGGTAGCCAGCCAGGCAAGTGAGCAGATCGAGTTCGAACCCAACGACGCCGCGGAGCAGTCGTCGATCCTCTCTTTGCCCGGCGCCATTAGCGGTCGCTTTTTGGCTGCCAAGGATCGCGACTTTTATCAGTTCGATGTGGCGGCCGGACAGCGCTGGGTCTTTGCCGGACGCACTCGCCAGTTGGGTTCGCCGACCGATCTTTACCTGCGGCTGTATAAAGCCGATGGCGCGCTGCTGGCCGAAGTGGATGACAACGGCGCCGACGAGGGGCAAATCAACCATACATTCGCCGAGGCGGGCACGTACCGGCTGATGGTTGAGGATCTTCATCATCGCGGTGGCGCCGATCAATCGTATCGCATCGAGGCGACCCCCTATCAGCCTGGGTTCTCTTTGAGTGTGGAGGGAGACAAGTTTGATGTCCCCCAGGGAGGCGTGCTTGTCGCGAAGGTCACGGCCACACGCTTCGACTACAACGGGCCAATTACGTTGTCGCTGGAAAATGGCGACGGAATCGCGCTGGCCAACAATGTCATCCCTGAAGGGAAAAATGAAGTCGTGATACAGGCGACCGCCGGCGCCGGATTGGAACCTGGCCATTGGCGAACCGTCGCGGTCGTGGGACATGCCAAGATCGGCGAAAAAGATTTTTCCGCGCGGGCTGAGAACACCGCGGCCCTCAAAGGACTGTTCAGCGGCTTTCCATATCCTCCTGAACCGTTGGTTGGTTCGCTAGGGATTGGCGTGGGACCGGTGTTCCCCGATTTCTTCAAGTTGAGCGTGGCCGAAGGCGCCATCCGCCTGCCGCAACTGGTCGGCACGGCGACCTTCACGGTCAAGGCCGAGAAACTGAATGGCTTCAACGACGCCATCGCCTTAAGCATTGAGGGTTTGCCGCCCGAGATCACGGCCGACGTGAAGCCCATCGAGAAGGATAAGGCCGAACAGCAAATTACGCTGAAGGGCCCCGCAACGCTGGTCGAAGGCGAGATGCGAATCCGGCTGGTTGGCACGGCGGCGCACCAGAATCAGCCCAAGCGGGTGGTGCTCGATCAAATCCCCTTGCGCGTTTCGCCCCCCTTGGTGGTGACTGTTGAGTTGTCGGGCGCCGTCAAAGCTGGCGACAAGCTGAAAGCTAAGGTGCGTGCGGTGCGCGACGGAGGCGCTGCGGAGGCGATCGCCTTGGAATGGAAGAACTTGCCGCTGGGCGTCACCGCGCCAACAGGCGCCACGATACCGGCCGGCCAGAACGAAGTGGACCTTGAGCTAGCCACCGCCGCCAACTCGATGGTTGGCGCCGTCGAGAACGTGCTGGTGGTCGCCAGCACCAAGGTGCAAGGGCGCGACATCGTGGTCGAAAGCTCACCCGCGAAACTGGAAGTGACGATGCCGTAG
- a CDS encoding TIGR00730 family Rossman fold protein: MTDDEMARRNLEAIHASPSYVLAQRDLEMLARPELRPIRMQLELLKPELAFGHEGIDSTVVIFGSTQIVERRHAEGLLAAAERALAADPHNPMLSRAVARRQKTVDKSHYYDEARELARLITNSSEHSEFVVVTGGGPGIMEAANRGAFDVGQKSIGLNITLPSEQSPNPYITPSLCFQFHYFAMRKMHFLLRAKALVVFPGGFGTIDELFDALTLRQTNRMQHIPIILYGNEYWRRVIDFQYLADEGAIQDEHLTLMQYADAPAEAWNAILEFYANPPKQPPTETTEG, encoded by the coding sequence TTGACCGACGACGAGATGGCTCGCCGCAATCTGGAGGCGATTCATGCATCGCCCAGCTACGTGCTGGCCCAACGCGACTTGGAGATGCTTGCGCGGCCGGAGTTGCGTCCTATCCGCATGCAGTTGGAACTGCTTAAACCAGAATTGGCCTTTGGTCACGAAGGCATCGATTCCACCGTCGTGATATTTGGCAGCACGCAAATTGTCGAGCGGCGTCATGCTGAGGGTCTTTTGGCCGCCGCCGAGCGCGCATTGGCCGCCGATCCACATAACCCAATGTTGTCACGCGCCGTGGCGCGGCGACAAAAAACGGTTGACAAGAGCCATTACTATGACGAGGCCAGAGAACTAGCCCGTTTGATCACCAACAGTTCGGAACACAGCGAGTTCGTTGTCGTCACCGGCGGCGGGCCGGGCATTATGGAGGCCGCCAATCGCGGCGCGTTCGACGTCGGGCAGAAGTCGATCGGCCTCAACATCACGCTGCCGTCGGAGCAGTCTCCCAATCCCTACATCACGCCGTCGCTGTGCTTCCAGTTTCACTATTTCGCGATGCGCAAGATGCACTTCTTGTTGCGAGCCAAAGCGCTGGTCGTGTTTCCCGGTGGGTTTGGCACGATCGACGAGCTTTTCGATGCCCTGACGCTGCGACAAACCAATCGCATGCAGCACATCCCCATCATTTTGTATGGCAATGAGTACTGGCGGCGCGTGATTGATTTTCAATACCTGGCGGATGAAGGGGCGATTCAAGACGAGCATCTGACTCTGATGCAATACGCCGATGCCCCAGCCGAGGCATGGAACGCGATTCTCGAGTTCTATGCCAATCCGCCCAAGCAACCGCCCACCGAAACGACCGAGGGTTAG
- a CDS encoding MBL fold metallo-hydrolase: protein MLQLTFLGAAETVTGSKYLLEADGSRLLIDCGLFQGLKELREKNWAPLPIRASEINAVALTHAHIDHTGYLPRLVKQGLHGPVYATPATKELTDLLLSDAARNQEQDAEYFNRKRLTKHKPALPLFDTDDARRTVDVIQTVERETWFCPCEPFWLRYHDAGHLLGSTMIELEVRQGPRPLRLLFSGDVGRYKAPLYHDPAPPPACDYLICESTYGDREHPTVDIQEQLRQVVTDSVARGGVLLVAAFAVGRAQQLTYLLQLLMAQDKLPRIPVYIDSPMASEASRIYAAFHGEHDLSEVQAAGVEDSMTARNVRLVHSREESKRINDDDGPAVIISSSGMMEGGRILFHLRQRLPDPKNTVVLGGFMAEGTRGRQLQRGAKYLRIHQSDVPVRARIVEMSGLSCHADRSELLRWLAPLPAPHRVFLTHGEKSSAMSLAEELRKRRSWDVIVPRLYQTVTLESPI, encoded by the coding sequence ATGCTTCAACTTACTTTTCTCGGCGCCGCAGAGACAGTCACCGGATCGAAGTACTTATTGGAGGCCGACGGCTCGCGTCTCTTGATCGACTGCGGCCTGTTTCAAGGACTGAAGGAACTGCGCGAGAAGAACTGGGCGCCGCTGCCGATAAGAGCGAGCGAAATCAATGCGGTGGCCCTCACCCACGCCCACATTGATCACACGGGCTATCTGCCGCGACTCGTAAAGCAGGGATTACATGGGCCGGTGTATGCCACTCCGGCGACCAAGGAGCTGACTGACCTGCTCTTAAGCGACGCGGCGCGGAATCAAGAGCAGGACGCCGAATATTTCAATCGCAAGCGATTGACGAAGCACAAGCCAGCGCTGCCGCTGTTCGACACAGACGACGCGCGTCGCACGGTCGACGTGATTCAAACGGTGGAGCGTGAGACCTGGTTCTGCCCGTGCGAACCGTTCTGGTTGCGCTATCATGATGCAGGGCATTTGCTCGGTTCCACCATGATCGAACTCGAGGTTCGACAGGGCCCGCGTCCGCTACGACTGCTGTTTTCCGGAGACGTCGGACGTTACAAGGCGCCGTTGTATCACGATCCGGCGCCGCCGCCAGCCTGTGACTATCTGATTTGCGAAAGCACCTACGGCGACCGTGAGCATCCCACGGTGGACATCCAGGAACAGCTTAGGCAGGTGGTGACCGATAGCGTGGCGCGTGGCGGCGTGCTGCTGGTCGCGGCGTTTGCCGTCGGCCGGGCGCAGCAACTCACCTATCTGCTGCAACTGCTCATGGCGCAAGACAAGCTGCCCAGAATTCCAGTCTATATCGACAGCCCCATGGCCAGCGAGGCGTCGCGCATCTATGCGGCGTTTCATGGCGAGCATGATCTATCGGAAGTCCAGGCCGCCGGAGTCGAAGATTCGATGACCGCTCGCAACGTGCGGCTAGTGCATTCGCGCGAGGAATCGAAACGTATCAACGACGACGACGGGCCGGCGGTGATTATCTCCTCATCGGGCATGATGGAAGGCGGTCGCATCTTGTTTCACTTGCGACAACGGTTGCCCGATCCGAAGAATACGGTGGTGTTGGGTGGGTTCATGGCTGAGGGGACCCGTGGACGACAGTTGCAGCGCGGGGCCAAATACTTGCGCATCCATCAATCCGATGTGCCGGTGCGAGCGCGGATTGTGGAGATGTCGGGTCTCAGTTGTCATGCCGACCGTAGCGAACTGCTCCGTTGGCTGGCGCCGTTGCCGGCTCCGCATCGCGTTTTTCTGACGCATGGGGAAAAGTCGAGCGCCATGTCGTTGGCCGAGGAGCTGCGCAAGCGGCGCAGTTGGGATGTGATTGTGCCGCGTCTCTACCAGACAGTGACGCTGGAGTCTCCCATATGA
- a CDS encoding prepilin peptidase, producing the protein MAACRTPYLLFVDQLPNSRIGAMQWQELVFIVVALSILGACIGSFLNVVAYRLPRSMSLSRPPSQCPACGHAIRWSDNVPVLGWLRLRGRCRDCSAPIAARYPMVEATTALIVLIVGMLALLSRGGSADTAWIARTACDAALCLTLLSVALIQWDGNYIPGRLLLPALVIGLVVPLVWPESKPRLALTGMSEVRWGPRGAVVNATVLGAAYGLLVAALAQWLRRSARGKPFGPPRSQPEQTSRIEWYALPTLIGLFWGWPAVLVIIPVAVALGALVPRALRRAMPLGAALLVVAMLYLAIASAYEGFGSASASQLSPRHDALAVAIAADRSMGREQE; encoded by the coding sequence ATGGCTGCTTGTCGCACGCCGTATTTGCTGTTCGTCGACCAACTGCCGAACAGTAGAATCGGGGCGATGCAATGGCAAGAGTTGGTGTTCATTGTCGTGGCGCTTTCAATCTTAGGCGCCTGCATCGGCAGTTTTCTGAATGTTGTGGCCTATCGATTACCGCGCAGCATGAGCCTTTCGCGCCCGCCGTCGCAGTGCCCTGCCTGTGGCCATGCGATCCGCTGGAGCGATAATGTGCCCGTCCTGGGCTGGTTACGTCTCCGGGGCCGCTGCCGCGACTGTTCGGCGCCGATCGCCGCGCGCTACCCCATGGTCGAAGCGACCACGGCGCTCATCGTGTTGATCGTGGGAATGCTTGCGCTCCTTAGTCGCGGCGGCAGCGCGGACACCGCCTGGATCGCGCGCACGGCGTGCGACGCCGCGCTGTGCCTGACGTTGCTCAGCGTCGCGCTCATTCAATGGGATGGAAACTACATTCCCGGTCGATTGTTGTTGCCGGCGCTGGTGATTGGACTCGTTGTGCCGCTCGTGTGGCCAGAGTCGAAGCCGAGATTGGCCCTGACTGGAATGTCTGAAGTTCGTTGGGGACCGCGCGGGGCGGTTGTCAATGCGACTGTGCTGGGCGCGGCCTACGGTTTGCTGGTCGCAGCGCTTGCGCAATGGCTACGGCGATCGGCGCGAGGCAAGCCATTTGGCCCGCCTCGTTCGCAGCCAGAGCAGACATCGCGCATAGAGTGGTATGCGCTACCGACGTTGATTGGACTTTTCTGGGGTTGGCCGGCGGTACTTGTCATAATTCCTGTCGCGGTCGCGCTTGGCGCGCTCGTGCCGCGCGCATTGCGACGCGCGATGCCGCTTGGCGCGGCGCTGTTAGTGGTCGCGATGCTGTATCTTGCCATTGCGAGCGCCTACGAAGGCTTTGGCTCGGCGAGCGCATCGCAATTGTCACCTCGTCATGACGCGCTCGCAGTGGCCATCGCGGCGGACCGATCGATGGGCCGAGAGCAAGAATAG
- a CDS encoding UbiD family decarboxylase, which produces MGYRTLAECIDDLERSGQLVRIETEVDPCLEAAEIQRRVYSAGGPTIYYARVRGCSFPMVSNLFGTIERARFIFRDTLQAVERLLALKVDPAAVFKQPWQSILAARTASHMLPKFVRSAPVFESETTIGRLPQIKSWPDDGGAFVTLPLVYTEDADRPGWPKSNLGMYRVQLSGGEYQVDREVGLHYQIHRGIGVHHAVATRRGEALRAHIYVGGPPALTVAAVMPLPEGIPEVTFAGALAGHRMRFQKREAGLPVLAEADFCIVGSVESGRLLPEGPFGDHLGYYSLAHPFPVLRVEKVFHRRGAIWPFTTVGRPPQEDTTFGQLIHELTGPVIPQVVPGVRAVHAVDAAGVHPLLLAIGSERYTPYAERRRPQELLTQANAILGQGQMSLAKYLLIVSHEDNPALDIHDISEFFRHLLTRIDWRRDLHFQTCTTIDTLDYSGSGLNEGSKLVMAAVGPAIRELPGTLDGELHLPSGYGSPQVPLPGILVMQGPRHTSNALEGFCTAFRAADAINRFPLVVLVDDSEFATRNLNNLLWTTFTRSNPAADIDGVESFVEQKHWGCRGALVIDARSKPHHAPPLIEDADVVKRVDQLAVSGGPLHGII; this is translated from the coding sequence ATGGGCTACCGCACGCTTGCGGAATGTATTGACGACCTGGAGCGCAGCGGGCAATTGGTGCGGATCGAAACCGAGGTCGATCCGTGCCTGGAAGCGGCTGAAATTCAGCGCCGTGTCTATAGCGCCGGCGGCCCGACGATTTACTACGCGCGAGTCAGAGGTTGCTCGTTTCCGATGGTCAGCAACCTGTTTGGCACAATCGAGCGCGCGCGGTTCATCTTTCGCGACACGCTCCAGGCGGTGGAACGCCTGTTGGCGCTGAAGGTCGATCCGGCCGCCGTGTTCAAGCAGCCCTGGCAGTCGATACTCGCGGCGCGCACCGCCAGCCACATGCTGCCCAAGTTCGTCCGCAGCGCACCGGTGTTCGAGTCCGAAACCACCATCGGCAGACTTCCCCAAATCAAGTCCTGGCCCGATGACGGCGGCGCGTTCGTGACGCTTCCGCTCGTTTACACCGAAGACGCCGACCGGCCCGGCTGGCCCAAGTCGAACCTCGGTATGTACCGCGTGCAATTATCGGGTGGCGAATATCAGGTCGACCGCGAAGTTGGCCTGCACTACCAGATTCATCGGGGTATTGGCGTGCACCATGCCGTCGCGACGCGGCGCGGCGAAGCCTTGCGAGCGCATATTTACGTCGGCGGTCCCCCCGCGCTAACCGTGGCCGCGGTCATGCCGCTGCCCGAGGGAATCCCGGAAGTGACCTTTGCCGGCGCGCTGGCCGGGCATCGCATGCGATTTCAAAAGCGCGAGGCTGGTCTGCCGGTGCTGGCGGAAGCCGACTTTTGCATCGTCGGCAGCGTTGAGTCAGGTCGGTTGTTGCCAGAGGGGCCATTTGGCGACCATCTGGGCTACTACAGTTTGGCGCATCCCTTTCCCGTCTTGCGGGTCGAGAAGGTCTTCCATCGTCGCGGCGCGATTTGGCCATTCACAACCGTTGGGCGCCCGCCACAAGAAGACACGACCTTCGGCCAACTGATCCACGAGCTAACCGGTCCCGTGATTCCGCAAGTCGTGCCCGGTGTTCGCGCGGTTCATGCCGTCGATGCCGCCGGTGTGCATCCCTTGCTCTTGGCCATCGGCAGCGAACGGTACACGCCGTATGCCGAGCGGCGCCGACCGCAAGAGTTGTTGACGCAGGCCAACGCCATTCTTGGACAAGGACAAATGTCGTTGGCCAAGTATCTGTTGATCGTGTCGCACGAAGACAATCCCGCCCTCGATATCCACGACATCAGCGAGTTCTTTCGGCATTTATTGACGCGCATCGATTGGCGTCGCGACCTGCATTTTCAAACCTGCACCACGATCGACACGCTCGACTACTCGGGCAGCGGCCTCAATGAAGGCTCCAAGTTGGTCATGGCCGCGGTCGGGCCGGCAATTCGCGAGTTGCCAGGCACGCTCGACGGCGAGCTTCACTTGCCCAGCGGCTACGGATCGCCCCAGGTTCCATTGCCGGGAATTCTCGTCATGCAAGGACCGCGGCACACGTCCAACGCCCTGGAGGGCTTTTGCACGGCCTTTCGCGCAGCGGATGCGATCAATCGCTTTCCGCTGGTGGTGCTGGTGGACGACAGCGAGTTTGCTACCCGCAATCTGAATAACTTGCTCTGGACGACGTTCACGCGCTCGAATCCGGCGGCCGACATCGACGGCGTCGAAAGCTTCGTCGAGCAGAAGCATTGGGGGTGCCGCGGAGCGTTGGTGATCGACGCGCGCAGTAAGCCGCATCACGCTCCCCCGTTGATCGAAGATGCGGACGTTGTGAAGCGGGTTGACCAATTGGCGGTGTCAGGCGGACCGCTGCACGGCATCATCTAA
- the can gene encoding carbonate dehydratase: protein MRMLPELIQNNRQWADDMTKGDPKFFERLSEKQNPQFLWIGCSDSRVPANQIIGLDPGEVFVHRNIANVVVHTDFNCLSVIEYAVAVLKVKHIIVCGHYGCGGVKAASENHHLGLIDNWLRHIRDVRKKHEELLSMTAPESIRLDRLCELNVIEQVSNVCHTSAVQEAWERGQPIAVHGWIYHIKNGIINDMDVTVTSPDEIDSAYRVATRLPK from the coding sequence ATGCGCATGCTCCCAGAGCTGATCCAGAACAATCGCCAGTGGGCCGACGACATGACCAAAGGCGATCCAAAGTTCTTTGAGCGGCTCAGCGAAAAACAGAACCCGCAATTCCTCTGGATCGGGTGTTCCGACAGCCGCGTGCCGGCCAATCAGATTATCGGTCTCGACCCGGGTGAGGTGTTCGTCCATCGAAACATCGCCAACGTCGTTGTTCACACCGACTTCAACTGCTTGAGCGTCATTGAATACGCGGTGGCGGTACTCAAGGTTAAGCATATCATCGTTTGCGGACATTATGGCTGCGGCGGGGTGAAGGCAGCCAGCGAGAACCATCATTTGGGGCTGATTGACAACTGGCTCCGCCATATCCGCGACGTGCGCAAAAAGCATGAAGAGTTGCTCTCCATGACGGCGCCAGAGTCGATCCGCTTGGATCGACTCTGCGAATTGAATGTTATTGAACAAGTCAGCAACGTCTGTCACACCTCAGCGGTGCAAGAAGCCTGGGAGCGTGGCCAACCCATTGCCGTGCATGGATGGATTTACCACATTAAAAACGGCATCATCAACGACATGGATGTCACGGTCACAAGTCCGGACGAGATCGATTCGGCATACCGCGTGGCTACCAGACTGCCGAAGTGA
- a CDS encoding enoyl-ACP reductase: MDWFAGKKGLILGVANDHSIAWAIAQEVMSAGAVCGFTHLPDRPDDERQRNRRRVSQLTDPQPNAKFLIPLDVNNDDQIRQVMETTKSELGEIDFLIHAIAFAPLEDLKRDTVETSREGFRIAMETSAYSLIAVTNAARAVLKDRASVVTLTYFGGEKVVPGYNIMGVCKAALDSIVKYLAYDLGPRGIRVNAISAGPLRTLAGRGAGVDDMLSLYEHMAPMGRNISHEEVGRTGAFLLSDMSDGITGEILHIDAGYNVMGSPGRMVEKFRPDA; this comes from the coding sequence ATGGATTGGTTCGCGGGAAAGAAGGGGCTTATCTTGGGTGTGGCCAATGACCACTCCATTGCCTGGGCCATTGCGCAAGAGGTCATGAGTGCGGGCGCCGTCTGCGGCTTTACGCATCTTCCCGACCGGCCAGACGACGAGCGGCAACGCAATCGGCGCCGTGTCTCCCAACTGACCGATCCGCAGCCCAACGCCAAGTTCCTGATTCCGCTCGACGTCAACAACGATGACCAGATTCGTCAGGTCATGGAAACGACCAAAAGCGAACTGGGAGAAATCGATTTTCTCATTCACGCGATTGCCTTTGCCCCGCTGGAAGACCTCAAGCGCGACACCGTGGAAACCAGTCGCGAGGGATTCCGCATCGCGATGGAAACCAGCGCATATAGCCTGATTGCCGTGACAAACGCGGCTCGCGCGGTGCTCAAGGATCGCGCCAGCGTCGTCACGCTCACGTACTTCGGCGGCGAGAAGGTGGTGCCGGGCTACAACATCATGGGCGTGTGCAAGGCCGCGCTCGATTCGATCGTGAAGTATCTGGCGTACGACCTGGGCCCGCGGGGCATTCGCGTGAACGCGATCAGCGCTGGGCCGTTGCGAACCTTGGCCGGCCGCGGCGCTGGCGTCGACGATATGCTGAGCCTCTATGAGCACATGGCGCCGATGGGCCGCAACATCTCGCACGAGGAAGTTGGCCGCACCGGGGCGTTTTTGCTGTCAGATATGAGCGATGGAATCACCGGCGAAATCTTGCACATCGACGCCGGCTACAATGTCATGGGCTCGCCCGGGCGCATGGTCGAAAAGTTCCGTCCCGACGCATAA
- a CDS encoding (deoxy)nucleoside triphosphate pyrophosphohydrolase codes for MTPAEIAIAVVEHKGHFLVGERAAGAPLAGHREFPGGKVRSDESPALAAERECWEETGIRVRAQRELLVVEHDYPHGAVRLRFFKCQLASDDPPCAPFQWIERRQLATLRFPEANRAILNMLAADEHS; via the coding sequence ATGACGCCGGCCGAGATCGCCATCGCCGTTGTCGAGCACAAGGGACATTTCCTTGTGGGCGAACGCGCCGCCGGCGCGCCGCTGGCCGGCCATCGCGAGTTCCCTGGCGGCAAAGTGCGGAGCGACGAATCGCCTGCGCTGGCCGCGGAGCGCGAATGTTGGGAGGAAACCGGCATTCGTGTGCGCGCGCAAAGGGAATTGCTGGTCGTGGAGCATGACTATCCACACGGCGCCGTGCGACTGCGCTTCTTCAAGTGCCAGTTGGCGTCTGATGATCCGCCATGCGCGCCCTTTCAATGGATCGAGCGCCGACAGCTAGCGACGCTGCGGTTTCCGGAGGCCAACCGCGCTATTCTGAACATGCTGGCGGCCGACGAACATTCCTGA
- a CDS encoding DUF1570 domain-containing protein produces the protein MTRSVAQALVCALVGAAVCPSIARAVDRMTVQREGEKSHITGKTLIEARDGGVLLMAPNGVLWNVPPDELVERTRDETTFAPLSADELAADVLRQLPQGFEYYKTAHYVICYSTTREYAQWCGSLFERLYRGFTNFWRNKGFELHDPEFPLVAIVFDDRRAYQAHARPVLKGATEAVTGYYSLETNRMTMYDLTGTQAMRDRSERLSTAEQVNVILSQPRAERNVATVVHEATHQIAFNCGLQTRYADIPLWVSEGIAVYFETPDLTSNKGWRGIGNVNALRLAQFRQYLGSRPADSIATLVADDKRFRDIKQATAAYAEAWALNYYLLKARSKQYVAYLQRLAAKPPLVWDGPEKRLQEFQEVFGDLEQLNIDLLRQIDKL, from the coding sequence ATGACTCGTTCTGTCGCCCAAGCTCTGGTTTGCGCCCTTGTTGGCGCCGCGGTATGTCCGTCGATCGCCCGTGCGGTCGATCGCATGACCGTGCAGCGCGAGGGAGAAAAGTCCCACATTACGGGCAAGACCCTTATCGAGGCGCGGGATGGCGGCGTGCTGCTGATGGCGCCCAATGGCGTGTTGTGGAATGTGCCGCCAGACGAACTGGTAGAGCGTACGCGCGACGAGACGACCTTCGCGCCGCTATCGGCCGATGAACTGGCTGCGGACGTGTTGCGGCAACTGCCCCAGGGTTTTGAGTATTACAAGACCGCGCACTACGTCATTTGTTACAGCACCACCCGCGAGTACGCGCAGTGGTGCGGCAGCCTGTTCGAGCGACTCTATCGCGGCTTCACCAATTTCTGGCGGAACAAAGGTTTTGAACTGCACGATCCTGAGTTCCCGCTCGTGGCGATCGTGTTCGACGACCGGCGCGCCTATCAAGCGCACGCGCGACCAGTTCTCAAGGGCGCCACGGAGGCGGTGACCGGATACTACAGTCTGGAAACCAACCGCATGACGATGTACGACCTGACCGGCACGCAGGCGATGCGCGACCGTAGTGAGCGCCTTTCGACAGCGGAGCAGGTCAATGTGATTCTGTCCCAACCGCGCGCCGAGCGCAACGTGGCGACCGTCGTCCACGAGGCGACCCACCAAATCGCCTTCAATTGCGGTCTGCAAACACGGTACGCCGACATTCCATTATGGGTTAGCGAGGGCATTGCGGTCTATTTTGAAACGCCCGACCTGACGAGCAACAAAGGTTGGCGCGGCATCGGCAACGTCAACGCGCTGCGGCTTGCGCAGTTCCGCCAGTATTTAGGTTCTCGTCCCGCTGACTCCATTGCCACGCTGGTGGCCGACGACAAGCGTTTTCGCGATATCAAGCAGGCCACAGCGGCGTATGCCGAGGCGTGGGCGCTCAACTACTACCTGCTGAAAGCGCGCAGCAAGCAGTACGTGGCCTATCTGCAGCGACTCGCCGCCAAGCCGCCGTTGGTTTGGGACGGCCCGGAAAAGCGATTGCAAGAGTTTCAAGAAGTCTTTGGCGACTTGGAACAACTGAACATCGACCTGCTGCGACAGATCGACAAGTTGTAA